The segment GATACGGACGTTGATAATCTAACCGAAAGTATTCACATACCCGGCAGTAATCGGGAGGTTGAGTACTGGAACAATCCGCCACACAGCGTAAATGAAAGTACATGGACAACCGACAACACGCTTACAATCAAATTCAATAAGATGGACTCAAATCAGCAATCCGAACAAAGAATACTAATGCCAAAGGATTACATAAAAAGTACACAAAACGCTGATGTAATAAACAAGGATGCTAAAAGTCAGATTGAACAGGATCAGCAGTCATACTTATTCAAGGAGTCTATCGGTGATAACTTCGGCTACATCGCCGCTATAATTTCAACAGTACTAATGGCCATACCATTGGCCATATATCTAAGGTTTGGCAGAAACAAGAATTCAATATATCATAATCAGGAAGAAAGTCAGATACCAACAGATGATAAGCCATTGCTTGTAAACATGCTTCTAAACGGTCAGGTCGGCGAGGTCAACGCTGACGGATACAACGCCACACTACTTGACTTGATAGACAAAAAATACTTTAAGCTAATACACTCGGACCAAACAGATACGATAATACGGCCAACAGATAAGGACTTGTCCGGTCTAAGAAGATATGAACTTGACGTATACGACTATGTATTATCCTTTGGGGATGAAAATAATCATATCTCATTCAAGAATATGCTAGCTGATTCCTCGTCATTTTCAAAGTTTATGAACGCTTGGATTATCGATACATCTCATGAATTCTCAAGCCTTGATATAAGAAGATATTATGATGACAAGGCCTCAACATATACTGCATATTGTAGTTATGCATCATTTGTAATAGCTATAATACTGTTGTTCTTGGCAATATTCGTCTTCAAGGGAGGACTTACCAATCTGATAGCAATAGTCTTTGCCGGATTGTTGCTTGTAGTCTCTGTAGTGCTCTTTATTATGCCTAACACTATAATGGGATGTTGGACAAAAGAGGGAAGCATATTCCATGACCGTTGGACTAACTTCAAGAAGTACCTCCTGGATTACAGTCTTATAAGGGAGCGTCCACCGGCATCCATTCAGGTATGGGGTAAGTATCTGGTCTATGCCACAGCCCTCGGATGTGCAGATGAGGTACGTCAGAACATGATAAAGCACTTTAACCAGACGAATGTGTCAAGTGAGATGCTGACAGATTTACCTGTACTGTATCTTGCCAACAACTATGGATTTGGACACATGTTCTATTATGGAATACCCGGTCATATTGACACGCCCGATATCGGCGGATCATTCGGTGACATCGGAGGTCCAGGCTCCGGCGGATTCGGTGGAGGTGGAGGTGGAGTATTCTAGACTCCACTAAAAATACTTCAATCCCCAATTTCTTTTTTTAAAAATAAAATCATAATCATTTATTGCATTATTCGAGTATGATATCCGTTTTATGATTGCAGTTTCTGCATGCATTCTGTCTGCTTATGTTTACTTTAACGTTGTAACCTTCACGCTGTACAAGAAGGTGTCTGCAGTTTCTGCAGTATGTATTGTCCTTATATGATGGAGATGTATTTCCAGGATAAACGTATTTCAAGCCCAGATACTTTGCCAAGTCCAATGCCTTATCAATTGTCCTGTCCGGTGTTATTTCAACGTCCTGCATCTTAAACTGCGGATAGAATCGTGTAAAGTGCAGTGGAATATATGTTGATACTCCTTTGACATAGTTAATAAGTTCTCGTATACTGCTTAAGTCGTCATTGTATCCGGGAATAAGCAGGTTTGTTATCTCCACGTGGACTTGATGTGAATGGTAGAATTCAATGGCATTCAAGACATGTTCGACTCTGCCATGACAGATTTTCTTATAGAAGTCATCATCAATACCCTTAAGGTCAATATTAACGGCGTCAACATACTCGACCAGATTGTCCAGGGTTTCTTGGCTGTTGTATCCGTTTGATACGAGTATTGTTTTAAGATTGTTTTGTCTGGCTATTTCAGCGGTTTTAATTATCCACTTTGGATGTATTGTTGGCTCGTTGTATGTCCATGATATGCTGGGGGTTTTCTTGTACTTTGCCTGTCCCACTATGTCGGATGGTGAGTATTTCTGTGTAAATACGCTTTTAACATCACTTGGCTGAGCTATGTGGTGATTTTGACAGTTTAAACATTGGAGGTTACAGCCCACTGTGCCCACGGACAATGTTTGTGTACCCGGTAAAAAGTGGTATAACGGCTTTTTTTCTATTGGATCTACCGCTACGCCACTGGTGTAAATCATGTTTTCGTTATCAAGTGTTGGTTTTTGTCCACATATTGTATTGTTGTTTATGTTGCAGTGATTTGGACATATATTGCAAATGTTACTCATAGTCATTCCTTCTATTGTTAGATTTTTTTATAATTCTTTCAGGTGTTCATATCCTTTTGGTGTTATGGAAATCTTTTCAGAGTCCTTGGTCATGGTAATTTTGCCGGTATCATCGCATTTACCTATGATAAAGAGTTTGTCTGTGAATATTTCCTTGTATTCATTGTATTTGTCGGAGTCTAATGTCATAAGTAATTCAAATTCTTCGCCGAAGTGTAGAATGTAGTCAAGAATACTTTTTCTGTTGTGTTCTGCTATTATTCCCAAATATTTCTCATGGGGTATGTCATTATAATTTAAGTCAAAACCCATATTATAATTTTTTTCTCTTAGCGTATAAAGTTCCAATGCCAGACCATCTGTTATATCGGTCATGCTGGTTATCATATCGGGATAGCT is part of the Methanosphaera sp. BMS genome and harbors:
- a CDS encoding DUF2207 domain-containing protein — protein: MNNHIKKSILLLLIILFITIPLSYSSSSQYSLDNVNKDIVIKDDGACVITEDISYNIHDNINGVYRTILLSGAQSIDNISVETPGYYNTLEVVNSTNNVTLKVWLYSDEAKTRQVNPGLVRVIYHYNFNKAVKVYNDVAEFQYMSWDKYWDTDVDNLTESIHIPGSNREVEYWNNPPHSVNESTWTTDNTLTIKFNKMDSNQQSEQRILMPKDYIKSTQNADVINKDAKSQIEQDQQSYLFKESIGDNFGYIAAIISTVLMAIPLAIYLRFGRNKNSIYHNQEESQIPTDDKPLLVNMLLNGQVGEVNADGYNATLLDLIDKKYFKLIHSDQTDTIIRPTDKDLSGLRRYELDVYDYVLSFGDENNHISFKNMLADSSSFSKFMNAWIIDTSHEFSSLDIRRYYDDKASTYTAYCSYASFVIAIILLFLAIFVFKGGLTNLIAIVFAGLLLVVSVVLFIMPNTIMGCWTKEGSIFHDRWTNFKKYLLDYSLIRERPPASIQVWGKYLVYATALGCADEVRQNMIKHFNQTNVSSEMLTDLPVLYLANNYGFGHMFYYGIPGHIDTPDIGGSFGDIGGPGSGGFGGGGGGVF
- the amrS gene encoding AmmeMemoRadiSam system radical SAM enzyme; translated protein: MSNICNICPNHCNINNNTICGQKPTLDNENMIYTSGVAVDPIEKKPLYHFLPGTQTLSVGTVGCNLQCLNCQNHHIAQPSDVKSVFTQKYSPSDIVGQAKYKKTPSISWTYNEPTIHPKWIIKTAEIARQNNLKTILVSNGYNSQETLDNLVEYVDAVNIDLKGIDDDFYKKICHGRVEHVLNAIEFYHSHQVHVEITNLLIPGYNDDLSSIRELINYVKGVSTYIPLHFTRFYPQFKMQDVEITPDRTIDKALDLAKYLGLKYVYPGNTSPSYKDNTYCRNCRHLLVQREGYNVKVNISRQNACRNCNHKTDIILE